The DNA segment TCATTCATGTCCAATGGTTGCCAACTACATTGATAATCTCCTTTGTATTGCTCATGACCTATTGGTTCACAAAATACATTTTCTCCACTACTTTTTCTTACTGTTAAAAGAGTAAATTCATAATCAAAATTTAAAAATTCCTCGAGAATTACACCTTCTATCTTACCTCTTGAGTTTTTCAGAGCATCTTCCCAAGCTAACAAAAGATCCTCTTTCCTTTTAACTAAACTTTGTCCTTTACCGGATGAACTCATTAGAGGCTTTAACAAAAGAGGGAATCCAATTTCTGACGATTTCATCTCTAGCTCTTCAGCATTAAATACGTAACTAAAATTTGCAGTTTTTATGTTTAATTCCTTAGATGCAAGATCTCTTATTTTATGCCTATTCATTGTAATTTCAACAGTTCTAGCATTTGGGACAATATTTATTCCTTCTTCTTCCAATTCCTTTAAAGCTTCTATCGAGAGTGCTTCAATTTCAGGAACTACAAAATCAGGCTCTATTTTTTTTATCGTATTTATTAAAGTTTTTTTATCATTCATATTTATTACAAAAGAATGATCAGCTAATTGCATTGCGGGTGCATTTTCGTACTTATCAATAGCTATTACTTCTAAACCTAATCTTTTAGCTTCAACCACTAACTCTTTTCCAAGTTCGCCGCTACCAAGTAATAATATTTTCTTTTGAATAAATTTAAAACTGTCCATTACTGAATAATTTATGTTTAATCATTATCGGATGACTTGTTTGAAAGCTTATCTTTTCTTTTAGCGGATTTTGAACTAAACAAAAATGCATTGTTATCAAACCAGTCGACTTGCTTAAGGCCTTTTATCATTGAGGTTAAAATGGCACCAAGAAAGAAGAAGCCCATCATTACCCATAAAATTCTTTCTAGAGCAATCGAAGGCGAGAAGCCTTGACCAGATTTAACAATCTCAGTAAGAGGGTCTAAAGGATCCAAATTAATTTTTTTTTTGTTAACTAATTATATAAGCTAAGAAAAGACTTTTTACTAATAATTACAAATAAAAATAATACGGAAATATGATCTTAAAAATGACGCAAAAACTATAATTCAATGTTATCTTCTATATTAATTATTTATAAAAAATATGGTAATAGATGTTCAAAACACCCCTGTTCTTTCAGCGGATGGGAAATCTAAAAAGCTTGGAGAATTTTCAAAAGATGTAATTTTAATAGTTAACGTAGCAAGTTATTGTGGCAATACAGCTCAATATGAAGATCTACAAAAGCTTCACAAAATATATTCAAAAAAAGGTTTGAGAATACTTGCTTTCCCTTGCAATGATTTTGGTAATCAAGAGCCGGATTCCCTTTCAAAGATACAAAATTTTTGTACTACTGAATATGGGGTAGAATTTGAAATAATGGAAAAAGTTCATGCTAAAGGTAATACTACAGAACCATATACAACTCTTAATAAGGTTGAACCAAAGGGAGATGTAGAATGGAATTTTGAAAAATTCTTAATTGGTAGAGATAGCAATGTGATTGCAAGATTTAAACCTAGTGTTAAGCCTTTCGATGATAATTTGATTGCCGCTATTGAAGTCGCATTAGATTCTTAATACAGATAATCTTATAGAATGTAAAATCTTACTTAATTAAAAATAATTATATAAATATTTTTTGAATTTATAAAAAAATGATTATAGGTAGAATTATTAAGCTTAGATAATATTTAATTATATACAAGTAGTAAAATTTACTCTCTAAATTTGATTTCTTGAATCTTAGTTTACTTAAATACCCTCTGTTTTATCTGACTTTTCTTTTATTAACTCAGACTTTGATTTTTTTGCCTCTTTGTTGACTTCAATATCCTCTGCTTTTACTGACTTTTTTTCTTTTGCTTCTAACTTTGATTTTGTTAGCTTTTTATTGACTTCAATATCCCCTGCTTTTACTGACTTTTTTTCTTTTGCTTCTAACTTTGATTTTGTTAGATTTTTATTGACTTCAATACCAATTGCTTTCTCTGCCTTTTCCTCTTCTTTCACTTCATTAATAACTGCTTTCTCTGCCTTTTCCTCTTCTTTCACTTCATTAATAACTGCTTTCTCTGCCTTTTCCTCTTCTTTCACTTCATTAATAACTGCTTTCTCTGCCTTTTCCTCTTCTTTCACTTCATTGATAACTGCTTTCTCTGCCTTTTCCTCTTCTTTCACTTCATTAATAACTGCTTTCTCTGCCTTTCCCTCTTCTTTTACTTCATTAATACCAACTTTCTCTGCCTTTTCCGCTTCTTTTACTTCATTAATACCAACTTTCTCTGCCTTTTCCTCTTCTTTCACTTCGGTAATACTTTTTTCTAGTGAATTCAAATTTATTTGCGAGCCATCATTTAATATCTCATTAGAAAAATCATTTTTATTACTTAAAAGAAACTTTAATAAACGTTGGAATAAAAACCAACCTTTTTCTATTCTTTTTGGACCTAAAATTATAAGAATAATTACTGATATTATAAAAATTACTGGAGAATTTAAACCTAAAAAATTCATCAATTTAAAATATTCTGATTGTACTTTAGTACATCACAAAAATTAAGGCTAATTATTTTCAAACGTCGGTAAATAAAGCTCTCTATTTGAAGCAATAATCCCCTCTTCTTTAAAGAATATTTCTAATTCATTTAAATCACTAATATTAATATTATCTCCGCAATTATCTAAAATATTATTTGATGTAAATTCCCAGAGGTCATCTAAATATTGATCATCATCAGGAAATGCAACAAATTTAAGGTATGTATTATTTAGGGCATACTCGCTAGCAAATTCAGAATCTAATCCCTTTTTTTTAGCATCACAAAAGACCTTGGCAAACCTCTTACCAACTGATGTCTGAGCACTTGACAAATCTAAATTCCCTTGAATCGCATAAACATTAGTCGGGGCAATAAAAAGAAATATTGGAATGATAATTGATAATAAAAAGATCAAAAAGAGAAAGACCTAAAAAATTTATTTCATCTTTAAGATAGCAAAAAATATTAACTATTTAAGACAATAAAAAAAAATCTGATTATTCTTTTAAGAATTAAAAAAAAAACAACAATGAATGGTAATTCATCAACTTATAATAAGTTTACGTAAATTATATTTTTATAATGTCCTCAGTTATAAAATTAAGAGGAAAAGGTTTATCTAGAATAATAAATAGTAAAGTAATGTTATCTCCACTAGCAGGAGTTACAGATAAAGTATTTAGAAAATTAGTAAGAAAATGGGCTCCGGATTCTCTTCTATTTACTGAAATGATAAATGCCACAAGTTTAAAGGAAGGACATGGCACTCAAAAAATTAAGCAACTGGAATTAGAACAAGGTCCTATTGGAGTACAGATCTTTGACAATAGACCCTTTGCCGTTTCAGAGGCAGCTAAACTTGCTGAAGATTCCGGAGCATTTCTTATAGATATAAATATGGGCTGTCCAGTAAAAAAAATCTCAAAGAAAGGGGGTGGAAGTGCTTTAATTAAAGATCGTTTATTAGCTGTTGAATTAGTAAAGAGAGTTTCAAAAGCTGTTAAAATTCCAGTTACAGTAAAAACAAGACTTGGATGGGATAATAAAGAAGAAAATATAGAAGAATTTCTATTAAGTCTCCAAGATTCAGGTGCAACAATGATAACCTTGCACGGGAGGACAAGAAAAGAAGGGTTTTCAGGGGCAGCCGACTGGGATATGATTGGAAGAATTAAAGAGCATTTAGAAATACCCGTTATTGCTAATGGAGATATAAAGACTCCTGAGGATGCATTTAATTGCTTAAAAAAAACAAATGCTGATGGTTTAATGATTGGGAGAGGCATACTTGGTTCTCCATGGAAAATAGGAGAGATAGATTACGCAATTAAAAAAGTTAAAGGTTTTAAAGAACCTAATGTTGAAGAAAAACTACTGTTAATTATTGAGCATTTAGATGAATTAATTAAAGAAAAGGGAAATCATGGTTTACTAATAGCCAGAAAACATATTTCTTGGACATGTAAAAATTTCCAAGGAGCAAATAACCTTCGTAATGAATTAGTCAGAGCAATCAACGTTAAGGAGGTTAAAGAATTAATAAATAAAACTATAGAGAGACTAAAAACTGATCAAACATTATTAATATAATAATAATTTAACCTATAAAATGAAAATAATTAGTTCAAAGACAAGTGAAAGAGTTTGTAAACATATGAATAAAGATCATATTGAATCTGTACATAAATACTTAAGGCATTATGGAAAAATTTCAAAATTTAAGGAGGCTTATTTAGAAGAAATTTCTAGTCAATTCATGAGAATTAAATATGATGGTAAGTATAAAATTATAAATTTTAAAAATGAAATATCAGAGGAAGAAATTCATGAAACTCTAGTTTCTATGATAAGAGAAATTGAATAGATTTATTTAATCTGATCTTCGTAACAAAAACATATCTAACAATTTCTTTCATAATAATCCGTAATTGCTTTACATTCTTCAAACGTTAGGATACTCAATCTAGAACTAGCCTTATATTTTAAGATTGCACAAACTGCCAAAAGATCTGAGATCTCTACATTAAGTGCTTCAGAAAGCTCTAAAACTCGAATGCCTTTCAATATTTTTTAATTAGAAATAATTTGATAAAAAATTGTATTTTGAATTAATGTGCAGCATTTTTTCCTAATCCAGCTATGAATGGAAAAGTTTGTTCATCCCCAAAGATATCTTTATTAGAAGCTTCAGGGAGATCAGCCTTATCATTAATATCATTTTTAGCATCATCATATTTTAATTCATTAGATATATCATTATTTAATTCACTATTAATTTCATCGGACAAGCAGTCATTAACACTAAAAAAAATGGAGATAACAAAAATACATACAAATGAAATGAAATTTTTCATAAAAAAAACTATTTAATAAATATTCTCTTACGAAAATAAATCTAAAAAAAAAGATTTACAAATATTAAAACAATTCTAAATATATTATTTTAAGGGTGAATTCAAACTATTTATTTAATTTTCTTCTGTTATTAAATCTTACCAAGAAATAGATTCCAATAAGTAAAAGAATAGCCATTGAATATTTAAAAAGGAACATATAAACGAAATAAACTAAGAGGGGAAAAAAACACGCTCTTTTAAAATTTATTTTTTGAGATGAGGTCATTTTTTTCCAATTTAAATATTCCTTCCACTGAAATATTTTCTTCATTTTTCTTCCTTTTCTATTACGATTAAACATAATCTTAAAATATGATTTATTTAATATTTTTATTTTAATTAAGATGGAACAAATTCACTAACAATATTTAAATTTATTTGATTATAAATATACACATATACTTTTCTTAAATTTGAAAGTTAATGAAAAAGATTTGGAAAATTAATAAGGTAGTCTTACCACAGCATTCAGATCATGCTGGGGTTATGTGGCATGGTACCTATTTTAATTGGCTTGAAGAAGGTCGGATTGATGCTCTTTCAAAAGCAGGTATAAATTATGTTGATTTAACCAATTATGGTTTTGAAATGCCATTAATAGAAACCTCAGTAAAATATATTAAGCCTTTGCTTCTTGGAGAAAAAATAACAATTGAGACCCAATTTAATATAAGCAAAAGTCCAAAAATAAAAATCTATTCAAAATTCGTTAACGAAAGTAAAAATGTTTTGACCAAAGCAGAGGTCACTTTGACGCTAATAAATAAAAATAATTTTTCTATTATTAGAAATAGGCCCGATTTTATTTCAAACGCTTTTCTAGAATTAAACGGCTAATACTATAATGTCTAACAGTTTTATTAATTATCTAAATTAATTAGATTATATTCGCCAATGAAAGATATATTTCTAGTCTTGGATTCATATCAATATCAAATGGAATCAAGATATCAGGAAACATCATCTCTTACAAATCTTTTTACCGAAAACAAATTTATAGGGTGGTTGGGACTTTTTATTGTATTCTTCTCAATTTTTGCAATTATAATTTTTCAATTTCTTGAGTGGGAAAGTAATGACAAAAATAAGGAATAAAAAAGACTTGACTTATAATATAAACAAACATGTTTTAAAATGGCTATTTACCTAAAAATAACTAATTCAACTGAAGTTGTAAAAAAAAAGACCTCTAAATGGCTTACAGATATAACGCCCAAAAGAATAGATAGAAAATTAGTTGAGGATGAAGTTATTAAAGGTATTATAGAGCAATTAACATTAGAGGGTATCGAAGGTGAGATATCCGCTATCAGTGGTTTTGATGTTAAAAACTCTACCTTAATTACAAAAAATGATTTTGTAATTAGAAAAACAAAATCTTTTTAATCTAAAACTTAATATAAAAATTAATGAATAATAATATTATTATTTTAGTTTCTTTAATTACAATATTTTTGGGAGCTATTTTCAGAAATTTTTTATTAAAAAAAAGAAAATATAAATTAAATAATGCCTTAAGTGCAAATTACTTTTTAGAAACGTTAAATAAACTAATTGAAGAAAATAAATACAATCTGTTAGAAGAACGAATCAGATTAAAAGATGTAGATGCTTATGAAACGAGAAATTAAAAAAGTGGTTTGTTAATCCTCCTCTGGATGAAAATTCAATAAAAATAATTTTTAATAATGGTTCAAAAAGATTTAAAGAGGGTATACCTTATTTTTCGGAAAAAGTTATTTTAAAAAATTTTTCAGGTCAAGAATCATTTTTTGAAAAATGGAAATCTTATCGAAAGATTAATCCCATTATAAATGATGAAATAATTGGAGCTAACAGAAATTTGGAAAAAGAGGACTGGTTTATATTTATAGCTAGTCAAATAGAAAAGACTTGTTTAAATGCAATTGAAAATAACACCTCAATTAACAAAAATCAAAACTATAAAAAAGGAATCTTTTTTGAAAATCATTGTATAAAAATACTCAAAGAAAATGGTTGGAAAGTTAAAGAAACTCCTAATACAGGGGACCAAGGTGTAGATATAATAGCCTCAATTGATAATTATAGAATCTGTATTCAATGTAAGAATCATAAAAAACCTATAGGTAATTCCGCTATTCAAGAAATATCAGCAGGAAAAACTTATTGGAAAGGAACTCATGCGGTTTTAGTTTCAAAATCTGGTTTTACTAAATCTGCACAAAAGCTTGCTCGAGCTAACAAAGTCAAATTAATAAATGAATTTGAATTAAAAGAGTTAGGAAATTTTTTAATTTAGTTAATTAACATAATCTTTGTTAAACCTTCTTTATATAAAACTATTGTCGTAAAAAGTCCAGAAGCCCACAATAATCCCCTAGCAATAGGAACATTAAAAACATAAGCCCCTATATAAAATAAACGTAAAAGAGGGTGTATCCAAGCTGCTATTAATGAGATATTTGAATTAGGTAAAGTAATTAAACACAGTATGCAAGCTGGAGCATGAATAGAAATACTTTCCCAACAATTCTGATGACACCATACAGCTCTTTTCCCAAAGTCTGGCAGTTCATCAAATAATGCTCTTGGCGCAGACATATTCTCCATTGAATAACCCGCCTTAACTCTTCCGATTGTTAAAGGAATTGTTGATAATAAAACTACCAAAACAGATAGACAAAGGCTCCAAGCAAAAACTATTGGCATATAAATTAAATGTTTATCTTAGCTTAGTAATTACTTCTGATTATCGCGGAATAAAATTTAATATATAATTTTAAGAATTTTAAATAATAATTTGTATTCATAAGCTATATTTAAAAAAAAATTTTGTAATGGACATTTCAAAAATATTATTAATACTTCTTGGAAGTATTATAATTTATTTATCTTTTTTATTTTTGGGATTTAATTTAAGAAATAAAAATATAAAAGCACAAGGTATATCTAAAGAAGAGTAATAATTCTTTTATTTACAAAAATATTAAATTAAAATTCTTTGAAAAATTTATTTATTTTTTTTTATTATATTTTGTGGAAATATATAAATCTACAAATAAGATAAAACTAAGACATTTTTAAAAATCAATTCTGTTTTAGATTCGAAAATAATGAAAAAGATCTATAAATTTATAAAAAGTTTTTTATTTATAACTTGTTGGCTAATAATCTCATCTTTTTTACAAAGATATTGGAATACATTTCATTGGGAATATATATATCTTAATTTAAGAAATGTCTTTGATCATGAATTTTGGTTCTTTTTAGAAAAACACTTATTTGGTCTTGATCTGGGTTATTGGATAGAGGAATTATTAAAATTCATTACATATGAGATACCTAAAGAGACATTTAAATATCTACCAATATTCATTTTTTTAAAGAATATTTGGATTAAAGGACAAAAAAAGAGTTAAAGAGACTTATAAATTTCTGAAATTATTGAAAAATCTTGTCTTTAATTTCTCTAAGCATGAATAAAGCTCCTTTATCCCACTACAAATCCTAAGATCATCATTTAAAAAAGTTATTACCAAACAACCCTTTTGTCCTTTTTATCTTAGTAATAAATCTTAACTTTCCTTTTCCAAAATTTGGTCAATTATTCAGACATGCGGAAACACAACTCCAATTTTCCTTTCATTAGAAGATTTAAATTTCGCTACAATTTTAGTGCTGGAGATATCTTTTAATACTTTAGGTCTGAGTAGATTTAAACCATTAAGATTAAATTGTTCAAGAATTTGAAGAGTATCAATAGGGTGGATATTTTATAAATGGACATTTCAAACTACTCCATCTAAGTTCCCATAATCCTTTTAACCTTTAGATATCATTTTTGAGAGTAAAATTTGATTCGCATTCTAGTTTTTCGGAAGCTTTTTAATCTTTTTTGTGCTCTACCTTTAGTTTTTTGATTATAAGAGATATTTTTCTGATTAAATTTAAATAAATCGATAAAAAAGCTTGAGCAAAAATACCCACGTCAATGTGCTATATTCTACTCAAATGTTTTGATTCCATGACAAAGAGTTACTGGCTTAAGAAAATATCCATACCAAATGCGGATCTATTTCTCGAATACATAAGGACAGTTTTACCCTGGATAAGATCAGTAGGTGGCGTTGTTATAAAAAAAGACATAGTACAAAATTCTAATTCACACAATTGGGACGGGGGCCAACTAGGCATAGTAATAGAGTTTGAATCAAAGATAGCTGCAAAAAAAGCATTTTATTCAGATGTATTTCAAGACTATCTGAGATCTAGAGATTTAATGGAACTAGTAACAATAAGTACTCTTTGAGATAAAAAAGAGAAAAAAAAGACCACACTTGAAATAATTACTTACGATAACAAATAGACTATATTCACAATTTTTATAAAATTTTAAAAATACTAAAAATTATTAGGATTATTAAAAAAACTACTTTAATCAATAAGAAATATACTTAATGAAAGTCTCCATTCGAGAGGAATTTAAGGAAACTATAAACCACTATTAAAAATATAATGTCATTAATTTTCCAAATGTCTAAGATTGCAATTTACAGCTCTAAGGAAGAGGATTACAAAATGTTTTAATTAGAGCGTTTTAAAATAATAGAATCCACCTATTAGGAAAGGTAATAAAATGCCAATGAATAAGAGAAATGATTTTTTAGATTCTC comes from the Prochlorococcus marinus str. MIT 9515 genome and includes:
- a CDS encoding DUF2470 domain-containing protein, encoding MKIISSKTSERVCKHMNKDHIESVHKYLRHYGKISKFKEAYLEEISSQFMRIKYDGKYKIINFKNEISEEEIHETLVSMIREIE
- the dusB gene encoding tRNA dihydrouridine synthase DusB, which codes for MSSVIKLRGKGLSRIINSKVMLSPLAGVTDKVFRKLVRKWAPDSLLFTEMINATSLKEGHGTQKIKQLELEQGPIGVQIFDNRPFAVSEAAKLAEDSGAFLIDINMGCPVKKISKKGGGSALIKDRLLAVELVKRVSKAVKIPVTVKTRLGWDNKEENIEEFLLSLQDSGATMITLHGRTRKEGFSGAADWDMIGRIKEHLEIPVIANGDIKTPEDAFNCLKKTNADGLMIGRGILGSPWKIGEIDYAIKKVKGFKEPNVEEKLLLIIEHLDELIKEKGNHGLLIARKHISWTCKNFQGANNLRNELVRAINVKEVKELINKTIERLKTDQTLLI
- a CDS encoding restriction endonuclease, whose protein sequence is MEKEDWFIFIASQIEKTCLNAIENNTSINKNQNYKKGIFFENHCIKILKENGWKVKETPNTGDQGVDIIASIDNYRICIQCKNHKKPIGNSAIQEISAGKTYWKGTHAVLVSKSGFTKSAQKLARANKVKLINEFELKELGNFLI
- the purT gene encoding formate-dependent phosphoribosylglycinamide formyltransferase, with protein sequence MDSFKFIQKKILLLGSGELGKELVVEAKRLGLEVIAIDKYENAPAMQLADHSFVINMNDKKTLINTIKKIEPDFVVPEIEALSIEALKELEEEGINIVPNARTVEITMNRHKIRDLASKELNIKTANFSYVFNAEELEMKSSEIGFPLLLKPLMSSSGKGQSLVKRKEDLLLAWEDALKNSRGKIEGVILEEFLNFDYEFTLLTVRKSSGENVFCEPIGHEQYKGDYQCSWQPLDMNESLINEARNMTNKILNNLNGSGIYGVEFFVRGKEVIFSELSPRPHDTGMVTLVSQNLNEFELHLRAFLNLPIPKISLLKPSATRVILSEKESINPSYTGLNEALEVENTKVLIFGKPTSKKGRRMGVVLSSDDDLNIARKNADKSASKIKIVS
- a CDS encoding DUF1330 domain-containing protein — protein: MTKSYWLKKISIPNADLFLEYIRTVLPWIRSVGGVVIKKDIVQNSNSHNWDGGQLGIVIEFESKIAAKKAFYSDVFQDYLRSRDLMELVTISTL
- a CDS encoding glutathione peroxidase, with product MVIDVQNTPVLSADGKSKKLGEFSKDVILIVNVASYCGNTAQYEDLQKLHKIYSKKGLRILAFPCNDFGNQEPDSLSKIQNFCTTEYGVEFEIMEKVHAKGNTTEPYTTLNKVEPKGDVEWNFEKFLIGRDSNVIARFKPSVKPFDDNLIAAIEVALDS
- a CDS encoding MAPEG family protein, whose translation is MPIVFAWSLCLSVLVVLLSTIPLTIGRVKAGYSMENMSAPRALFDELPDFGKRAVWCHQNCWESISIHAPACILCLITLPNSNISLIAAWIHPLLRLFYIGAYVFNVPIARGLLWASGLFTTIVLYKEGLTKIMLIN
- a CDS encoding acyl-CoA thioesterase; amino-acid sequence: MKKIWKINKVVLPQHSDHAGVMWHGTYFNWLEEGRIDALSKAGINYVDLTNYGFEMPLIETSVKYIKPLLLGEKITIETQFNISKSPKIKIYSKFVNESKNVLTKAEVTLTLINKNNFSIIRNRPDFISNAFLELNG